The sequence gtcagcacagaaccagctctggatcctctgtccccctgtctctctgaccctcctctgctagtactctctctctccctctctttctctctctctctctctctcaaaaccaaacattaaaaaaaaccgtGGCTATTGCAAATGTGGAACTAAAATTTCAatagcatttaattttaattcgTTTAAATTTAGATAGTaccatttcaaaatattctgtgTTTTCCCCCACACAACTAATGAGATGTTCCAAAAATTATATTTGCACAAATAGTCTGCCTCTCATGCTTGGAAAAAGCACAAAATTCCTGTTAGAGCATGTAATCTCAAGGTTTTTTTGCTCAGAAGATGTGCTCACCTTATTTATCATGGTCTACCTAACCAAATAGCCCAGGTGAAGAACTGAGCTTGTTCTAAGCAGCACTCACAATTACTAGTCCTTCCATCTTCCCCATCTCACTCTGCTGTGATATCAGCATAAGAGCTGAGAGAGTAAGTGGGTTAGCTAAACGAACCAGGAATAACTAGGCCAATGATCTGCGTCTCATAGTGCTGGAGTGTGGGGAAAACTGCAAGCCAGTCCAGGTAGCTGGAACCACTCCCACCACTGCTGGCTTgtcattctctctgcctgggaGGAGAGGCAAAGGGTCCAAGCAAGCTGCTTTCTGCATATCTCTGCCATGCTGCCTGATTTCTGAAATTATACCAGACCTCTTCAGTCCTATATGATTTTAACAATAATGGCAGAGACTTACCTCACCGACTAAAAGCTACGCAAATATCTATctacaacaataataatagcaaaattGAACTTTTATTATGTGCCAAGTCCAATACTAAGTGCTTACATATGTTAGCTCAGTTGATGGTCACAATTACCATAAACAGTAGGAACTgtttattaaccccattttatagatgaagaaagaaaggtctaGAGGATAAGTAATTTGCTCCAGATCCTATTGCTGCTAAGTGGTGAAACCAAAGTCTGGCTTAATCATTATGCAATACTTTTATATGATGCTTTCCACACAAaaggtattcagtaaatgtcggggcacctgcatggctcagtggattaagcaactgactcttgatctcagctcaggtcatgatctcatggttcgtgggactgagccctgcatcaggctctgcattgacagcatggaactggcttgggtttctctctctctctctctctctctctctctctctctctcaaaataaataaataaactttaaagaaaaaaggtactcagtaaatgtgtttagttggatgaatgaatgaatgaatgaatgagtggaggaAACACTGGCAAACTCATTCATCACTTATATTAATACAGATAATAACATGTTAGCCTAAGTAAGACTTTGAGCTTTAAACAGAACTGTCATTTGGTAAAAATACTGACTGGGACTTCTGCCTATGTAGAAGTAAAATGTGTGAAATTCATACCTATGTAAATTTAATACATCTATTGTAGGCAATCATTAATGACTATAAAGAAGCAGAAAGGCAGtctgaataaacaaataattaaaattgtcaatggaaatattttaaatgaccctgaaataatttcttaatctttttctgttttcatacatTAGCGAGTTTCTTGGCAGTAATGTATGTTTACAATTTCTACTGCATTTATCTTCAGAGACATCAGTGTAAATGTACACAAAAGGGCTCACATCTACCGGCAAAGGCTACAAACGTGTCCTGGCTCCTAAACTGCTCTCTTTGTCTCCAGGCTTTTCTGCTAGTCTACACCCCTTAATCTTCCTTAGACAATGCATTCATCTTGCTGCTCAAATGctcaaatgttttcaaataatccCTTTTCCCATCAGATATAAATTCCTCATGCCCTGCTCTTACGGCTGTCCCCCAAATTGCCTATGCTCAGGTtggcaggctcctcactgtctccCGCATTTCCAGGGCTCATTTTTGCCTCCCATGCCTTCATGACTGTCCTGTCTAGAATGTCCCACGCTTCTGCTACTCAAATCCTTATTATGCCTACCTCAAGTTCTGCTTCCTCATGAAACTCCTGTGACTACTTTTGGTTTTTCTTAATCAGGATGGATCTGATTTTAATCAGTCTGGAACCCCCACGCCCCAGATAACCCATGGTTCATTCTTCAGGTTtctgctcaaatatcactttATCTCTttggccttctctgaccactctATTTAAAATGACAACACTCCCTCACTCAGGCACTCCCAAACTTCTTttgcctgatttatttttatttttcttcctagtaTTCATCACTGTCCTCTATAGTCtatatttatttgctcatttgcttattgtcagtctctccctgcccagAATATAAGGTCCATGAAAGCAGggaattttgttatgttttgttacTGGTTTATCTCTAGaaccaaaaatatttcctggCACAtaagtagatgctcaataaatcaaTATTCCTCTTTTTATAATCCAAAggtcatgggtgcctgggtggctcagtcagttgagtgtccaacttcggctctggtcatgatgtcatggttcgtgtatttgagccccacatggggatcaCTGTTGTCACtgtggagcccactttagatcctctgtccctctctctaactgcccctaccccactcacactctctctctcaaaaataaataagcattttttaaaagtctatataATTCAAAAGTCATCATGATgagaacaaaagcaagaaaatttaACTAAATAAATCTTACAACTTGCAGCCCACTGATAAATATCTGAGGCATGCAGAGCATGACATTCATCAAGGAACTGATGGCTGccttaatgttgatattttattaGGGACTAAAAGCAACTTCATCTTAACAACAGCCAGATCTCCAAGGTCCTGTAGTCCCTgctttcagcatacagaaatTCCTTGGAAACTATGCTATCTATACTCCCCCCTGCTCCctccacaaacttaaaaatatataatctgtcGCACCTCACAATTAcggggcagctctttctgctcaaGGGTCCTCTCCCTGtgctataataaaaacacatttttggcaccaaaaatgtctcaagaattctttcttaaccGTTGCTCTTGGACCCAGACTTCAAATCACATTAATAGCATGTTCTATATTATAGCACTTAGCACTTAATTATAATTTAGACGTGTgaattagggtgcctgggtggctcagtccattaagcatgaAGCCCCCACTGTGGGCTCgtactctttctctgtccctctctctgcacctcatgggattctctctctctctgcctcttgctcacttgagctctctatcaaaaataaataaataaataaatttataaatttatttaaaaaaaaaaagaagtgtgaatCTTTGTCTCTTTCAGTGTATTTCcaagacaaatataaataattcctggtttcctcctatattttcttctccttcatcaatgcatttttttcattaaacatcCACTAGATATATGTTGAGGATCTGTTATATGTCATTATATGCCACGTTCTATTCTTTTAGACAAAAATTCAGGAACTCACAGttaaacataaatacatgaatacaCATAGAGGCAAGAAACAAGactgaaaaaaagaatagtaaaaggaCGACTACTAAAACTGAGACTCCAATATTAGTATGTGGGGACAGAGTGTACAGGGTGAGTGTGACAGACTGAGTgggtagaaaaaggaaaaaagagacagaatggtAAGAGACGAGTAGGATGTTGCCAAAGTAATCACCAGATGCTAGTGCTTAATATAAACTGTATTTAAGCAGACATGCAAATCTGTtctacatgaattttttaaattcatgtttcaaAAGTTATCTGCTAGTAATCCTGTGGGTAAAAATTAGATTAAGACTAGCGACATCTGGTGGATATTTTGAAAGTAATCCTTGAATTTCTCTACTGTGTAAACACTACAACAAGCCCCCATACCTCTGGACTGACATTCATAATATGTTAGGGTTCATAACTATGATGAAATCATCTTTCTTCAGAACCTAAGATCTCATTGCAAGAGGTAGCCAGATTTCTACCAAGAAGCCTTCTATCTCTCAGCTTTCTGGAGGATGTATATATAATTTGACACCAGGATTCTTCCTTTAAAAGGTAACTTATTACTTAAAATGTTCACATTCTTTGAGGTAGGGATTGTACTTCTGGAACTCAACCCTAAGGAAAAGAAGTCTTAAATGAGGAAATCAATTCATTATTTACAATGGGTGAGGAGAACCTAAAAGtccaacaaacagaaaaatggtCAAGAAAATTAGAATCATTATaatgtttaccaaacatttgtaGACCtactaaaacaaatattttaacaatttcttaTTAACaaacattaagttaaaaaaagcaaaagtcaaaAAGTGTGTGCATAATTTAATCTTAAATATGTaagtaatatacatattaaaaggcTAGAAGAAAATTCTACattctaaaatattaacattgaGGGCTTCTGGATGGAagcattattgttttttttttttaaatcatggtttGCAATATTTCTTAAATGCTCTATAATTGTCATGAATTATTTctataacaaacatttaaatcttttaaacaaTGCATATATTCTAATTGctataattttcaataaaatcttCCTGATTTTATTAGTAATGAATCAAGGGAGCTAGAATTTCCACAAGAAGGGGtagcaagagaagaaagcaaatatatGACAATTTTGTTCCAGGATCTGAGTCCTGATGGAGAAACCCCAGTTGTAGAACTGTACTAAAATTCCATTAATGTCATCACACTCCTTTCAACAGTACACCAGAAACTTACAGAGGGCTCTGTGGGCAGCAGGGAGTTACAGAGTCTCCTAACCACTTGAGTCCCCATCTTCAGAGTGCCTAGAAAAGCCGGATCAGGGCCACCTTAAAATAGGAAGAGGGAGAATGTGCAAAAatacagaacaggaaaaaaacattccAAAGATAAACCAATCTATTAGGGTCAGGCTCCTGCTCCAAATCTACCAACATATGCCATCTAAAAGTTTCAGAAATAGTACCCTGGTTAGTAAGAAATCCAGCCAAAGATACTGTAATCACAACAGGGCTATCCCAAGGGCATTTTAAGAACTACCCACTTAGGCTTAATAGTAATAAAGTAAAAAGCAATGCTTCCCTATCAGTCAAGCAAGGATGCATTTTCCCTCCCTATGTTTATCAGTCAACGATCATAGGAAGGATTCTGAAGACAATCAGGACAAACACTGGGAGCTCAGCTTCTGCCATGCACTTCTATTCACCCTCAGGAATTCCGTTTTAACGTAGAAAGGCCGCATTTATATTTTAAGGCAGAAATGTTTTACGTAGTACTTTAAGTTTACAAAGTCTTATCACCTACATTGTCACATTTGACCGTCATGGTAAGTTACCGTTGGATATAAAGTTCACTTTATTGCCCCCCAGTTAATAGTAGCAGGCTAGGGAGTTGCTCTGCCAATTAGTGATGAAGTTTTCTTGTCACTTCTTCTGAATCCACTTGCACTAGGTCCGTGCCAGAGAACAGGGTGGGAAAATGATGATACTGATGATAATGGCAGCCGATATTTGATTACATACTATGTACTGTTCCAAGTGCTTTTTAACTACAAACATTCTACATAGTTGGTACTATTATTTAACAACTCTCTCGTGCTGTGATTCCATTCTCAGTACTGTGTCAGTCTTAAGGAATCATGCCTCTCGGGGATAAACTGAAGGGCATTGGTATTTGGGCAGGATGGCGTACAGACTGAAAGGGGATTTGCATTACTACTCGGGTCTCCAAGCTCTGAAAGTCTGAATCAGGAACGGCATCCTAAGAACCTGTAAGGCTTAGAGCGGTTCAGAACCTGAAACTTCCGCCTCCTTCTCctcaacgccccccccccctcccccagccgcctCCATCTCACGCCTCCGTGTGTCCCCATTTCTGATCTGGAAGCTCAACCAGTGGTAATTCTATTTCCCAGGCACCTCCCACCTTTTACCACCTACCTCTTAACTCATCGGTCCGTCTGGTTCAACATCTCTGTCCCCAGCCCTTCTGAGCACGGCCTGCTGCAGCTGcagggccgccgccgccgcgttCCCGCTGCCATGGTGACTTGGAGGCCGGGCCCGAcctggccccgcccaccaccGGCCAGCGCGAGCCAGCCCCAGCTTACctgggccccgccccctgcctgtCCGGCCCCGCCTCCTAACGTCCCCGACCACAACCCCCGGCGGGTCTTGACCCCGCCCCCTGCCTTCCGGACCGGCCTCCTGCGGCCCGAGCCAGCTCCGCCTCCTGACTGCCAGGATCCCGCCCAGGGAGCGCCCCCCTTCCGCAGATGAGAGCCCGCCTCCTGGGCGTGCAAACCTCATCCCAGCTCCGGCTCAGCCAAGGCCTGTGGAGTAGGGCGCGAAGGGTCTGGATTTCCCCGCCGCCCTTAGGCTAAGCGAGACCTGCTGCACTTACGTAGAGCCCGCAGACCCCCACCCCGCAACACGCACCAGGCATGTTCCTTATGCGATTTATTGATCCCAGAGACTTTGCACCTGCGAGAGCCTACGGTCCAGCCAAAGGGAGTTTCCGGGTCATGCAGTGCTGTCAGTGACTTGAAATACGTGTAACCGGTGGTCAGGGAATTGCATCCTCCACGCCTCACCCCTGCCCTCGTTTGTCTTTTTTAGGTTCTGAGACCTTTGACCCAACCATTGAGGGAATTGCCCAAGCCAGCCCTGGGGGCTGGTATGAGAACTCAGAATGCTTTTCCAGAGCACTTCTTGTTCAGCTTTAGATTTAAGGTGTATAAAAGAGACACCATTAAATTAAGCCTAACAAAATCAACTTAGGTGCTGAGGTAACCTGTTCTTCCTTCACTTTTCTTGAAAGCAAGAGCAAAGGTAGGGGTCAAAAAATTTTTGGCATGCTCCTCCTAGTCCCTCCTTTTGTGGAACTCCATCCGCCCCTAACCAGCCCCTAACCAGCCCCGAAACAACTCCAAGCTCACGGTGGCAAATTAAAAGTAGGcctagaggagagagcaagaatggggGACTCTCACTGGGGTTCTGGAGTTAAGTTTAAAACGTGGCAGCCATCTCTGGGCCACCAGCCAATTCCCCAAAGCAGAAGTCTCCCCACAGGAGTAGTGGTCAAATGACGGAAACAGGCCCTTCCTCCCCAAGGCTCACACCAGGGTGCCGTTCTTGCTGTCGTAGCGGGGCGTGGCCTGGGGGAAGCGAAGGGTTGCATATTCTGTAGCATTTTCTGACTGAAGATGCTTCACTTCCAGAGCAGAGCGTGGCTGGGTACAGCTGTACACTTGAATGTCTGCATAATGTAAGCTGTTCTCCTTCAAACTAAGGCCTCGACTCCTCTCCTGAGACGCAGGCTTCTCTAACACCTGCTCATACATACGTCCTGTTGTGTCATGGGCCTGCAAGAAATTGACAGCATTAAGGGAGGTACTTGGCTTGCTTTTGCCCCTCATCTGCAAAGCAGGGTCAGCTATACTGATGTCCCCTCGCTCTGCTCCTTTGTAGGGCAGAACCAGCAAGTTCTGGTTCAAGATGACCCAGATGCATCCCAGGGTGAAAAAGCGGGAACCTCAGATCCTATATCTGAACAGCCCCCTGGAAGGGACGGGGGCCTGTCATTACCTTGGTGccattctgctgctgctgctgctgctgcttcaaTGTCCGTCTTGCTTGGCTTTCTGAGAGGCAGAAATCCACCTTAAATCCATTATCTCTTGAGCTGCCTGAGCTTGCCCTCTTTGAATGTCTGTTAAACTATTATAGTGGGCTTCTAACTAATCCCCCTGCCTCTGGGTTCACCCCTTTCACTGCTACCATCCCCACATCCAAACTCCTTTCACACTCTGCCACTGATATCTTCCATCCTCAGTTTTCACCCACCCCTAACACAGTTCAACAAATATATGCTGAGAGCCTGTTGTATGCTGGGCTCTGTGACCCATTCTGGGCATTGGAGGATGAGCAGGCTATTTTCTCTGCCTCAGGGAGCTTACTGTCTGCTGGAGGAGACAGATAATCATACAGACTATTACAGTGCAAAGTGTGAGTGCTCAGCTACACCAAACAGTTGGTCACTTTCAATCAAGtcagtctctttctccttcctccctccccttctcctttccttccttcctaccttccttctaCATGAGATAATTGCACTGCCTGAAataccctttcctctgctcctcctccagcctGAGAATTTGCTATTATTCCTTCGACATTGGTGTTTTCCCTCATTCTCCCATGGTGTGAGTATGAGTCTATTACAGCACTGGCAGACTACATTGCTGTTCTTGTTTATGTGTAAACAAGTCTCTCAGACTTGATTTGCAGCTCTTCTTGTGCTCCTCTGCCTCCTTGGGACCCAGCAGCGCACCTCATATACACTGTAAGTGTTCAGTTAATTTTTGCTgggtgaatgaaagaatgaacaacCAAGCTTGCCACGCTATGATAACAGAAAGAACGAGACCCAGAATTTCAGAGCTGATCTGGGACGCAGTAACCAAAAGATTTTCTCTGGTGTACTGTCTCCCTTTATCCCTTCCAAGGCTGCGACTCCTTTTCATTCTTATGCCCTTTCCAGAAACACTGGTTCTAGCACTTTCTCTTCTCTAATTTGACCACTCCAAGCCCCCGCCCCCAAAGCCCAGttacccattttctttttcctctgggaAGTTGATGGGCAGCTCCTGTGAAGTGAAACACAGATCACCCATGTGTAAGAGTCCTggcctctctcttcccacctttATCATTTGTTCTGTGCCTCCTTAACATTCTGGGATGACCTTCCCTCACTTCCCTCTAACAACGATTCACCCTGAGCCAGCCAGAAAGTGTTTATCAAGGGTGCCACATCTCTCCCACAAGGATGGCTCTGGAAGGTGGAGTGGTACAACTGACATAACCAAACCCAAAATACAGCTTCAGGCGATCAGGCACAACACGCCAGGGATATAGCTGGGTTGAGGGCTATTCTGGGATTGTCTAACAGGCTAATCCCAGCAGAGGGTAAGGGAAACCTGCCAAAAAATGGGATATTCCTGGATTCAGAGACCCTCTTGCTACAGCACTcagtgtttcattatttttcttgttccaCAGTCTCTGCTAACATAGGGTTCCCATCCTGGGAGTCACAGAAGCTGCCACAACCAGGGTTAACTAGTTAGGACCCCTCCAAGCCCTTTTCTAACAGGCAATCTCCCTCCCTGTTTCCGTGTCcttgtttttaattaacagagaaagtgagagataTTTAACCTTTAACATCCACAGCGCAGGGAGCTCTGAATTTGGTGAGTGACTCAGCTCCCCTGCCCTTGCTGCAGGACAGACCTCATTTCTGAGCCCCTGGGGTCTCTAGTGGAGCCAGGGTGTCTACGTGATTGTCAACTGTTTGATGGCCAGAGAAAAACACTTGTCTGAGGAAATAGGCTGAATAGTTTGAAGCTTACTCCGGATGCTTTTTCTTGCTAGTACATTTCCAACTCTCACCAGCGCCAACCCTGTCTGTTCTGACCTCTGTCTCCCTAatgaaatttccttcttttgctaactaaatagaaaaagagagagagagggaagcttCTAAATCATGTCCATTTTACTGCTGTGGAAAAATCAGGATTTTCCCACACTTCTGACAGAGTTTTGTGTTTTGGTGTGGCTTTTGGTTTTAATGCAGCTTGCTGAGTTGAGAGCAGATAGAGTCACCATCGGTGGTGGAACTTTACAGGTGGTTCAGAAGAAAAAAACTCTGAAACCACTTCTAGGTCTTTCTActtctattttctgcttctgcTACTTcagctcttcctctttttttatatatatttttgttattaattaatttgttttttacctCTGCCTGGTCATAGCCTTATCTTAGCCTCTAATTCTTTCCCCCTTGTTGCTACTGTTCTCCTACTTACTTCTACTTAAATGGATgaatagaatataaattttaaagtcacAGATTTGGGTGACCCAATTTTAGTGAATGGAGCCTTTTCCCAAGTTGGATACTATATAATGCCTGGACACAACCTAAATGGAATATTCAGTTAGACTCACAGTtgacaggattttatttttagctcaGAATTCAGGAAACTAAATGGGCACTCTCCTGTATTGgtagtatgaaaaaaaatgactcaatttTCCAAGAATGCAATTGACAAAAAGTATAAGGAGGCTTAAACATAAAATGTGTATCCTCTGATGTGGCAATTCCATATCCTAAGAAATAATTAGGAGCAAATATGGATgctcattgtagcattatttacaattgcaaaAAATAGGAAACACCCTAAATGTCCAACATCGGGAAATGACTACATAAATGGCATCTTCTATAAATGGAACATTGTACATCCACTTAAGAAAGATGTgcaagagggcgcctgggtgactcagttggttaagtgtctgactatggctctggttgtgatcttgtggtttgggggtttaagcccctcattgggattctgtgtgtgtgtgtgtgtgtgtgtgtgtgtgtgtgtgtgtgtgtgtgtctgcatcccccaccctcctgctcacactgtctccctctttctcaaaaatttgaaaaaaaaaagaaagatgttggaAGAACACCCAACAGATGGAAAATCTTGATCTTTGTCAAGTtagtaaaaagataataatgttTTGGGATTAAACCTATGCACATAAACATTTCAGAAGGATTGCATGGAGGTGATCTTTCTGAGTCACTGTGCAGGTTGGGGTGGGCTGAGCGGGAGCGGGAGGGGGTCCTATGCCCAGACGTTTCCAACTCTTGTTAAAAATGTGTGGGTCCCCACGAAGCCCTACTATACCCAATTTTACCAGGATATTTGGGTAGGAATGGGGTGCATAGGCTTCATCGTTTATAAGACCAGGGTAAAAGAAGTAAAGCTTTGAAAGCTTCCAGTCCTGCACCTGCAAGTGAGTTATCATTAACCCACTTTACTTAGAGTACACGTCAGGTGGAGCTTCAGTCTGGCTGTAAATCTCAGCAAACTGTTAGATGGGAACATGAGCATTGCTGCACACTTGTGGACGCGTGGTTTCCTTTGTGGCGTGAACAAATGTAACTGTGAggtgcaccaaaaaaaaaaaaaaaaaagaaaaagaaagaaagaaagaaaggaaggaaggaaggaaggaaggaaggaaggaaggaaggagaggattaCATGGAAATATACTAAAATGTCATTTATGAttgctataaatatatttagtatatttatcGTTGCTTATTTCCTGCTCTTTGatactttccaaattttctgtggtgaatgtattacttttgtaatcagaaaataataataataataatgacaaatttaaaataaaaatctttttagttGTCATACTATCAGTCTCTGTAAGTTTATTGAGATAAtgagaaacagagggaaacaTTTATCTACTTAAAATATCTACTAATATTGATCTACTTAAAATATCTACTaata is a genomic window of Acinonyx jubatus isolate Ajub_Pintada_27869175 chromosome D1, VMU_Ajub_asm_v1.0, whole genome shotgun sequence containing:
- the CD1H11orf52 gene encoding uncharacterized protein C11orf52 homolog isoform X1 — its product is MHKPLYVEKQLGSLRGNRAPWETGFAAGDTESQARRTLKQQQQQQQNGTKAHDTTGRMYEQVLEKPASQERSRGLSLKENSLHYADIQVYSCTQPRSALEVKHLQSENATEYATLRFPQATPRYDSKNGTLV
- the CD1H11orf52 gene encoding uncharacterized protein C11orf52 homolog isoform X2, with product MGNRLCCGGHWSCPSTSQRKKKMESQARRTLKQQQQQQQNGTKAHDTTGRMYEQVLEKPASQERSRGLSLKENSLHYADIQVYSCTQPRSALEVKHLQSENATEYATLRFPQATPRYDSKNGTLV